Part of the Enterobacter pseudoroggenkampii genome, CCAGAACCTAAATCTGGTGCGTCTACCAATTTCGCCACTCCCGCAAAAAAGATGGTGGCTACGACGGGATTCGAACCTGTGACCCCATCATTATGAGTGATGTGCTCTAACCAACTGAGCTACGTAGCCATCTTTTTTCGCGTTACCTTATCGGCGTTGCGGGGCGCATTATGCGTATAGACCCTTGCAGCGTCAACACCTTTTTCAACGAAAATAGCCGGAATGTGACTGTTTGGTTAGGTTGCGAACAGCGTGACCGAATATTCGGCAATTATTGGTTATTAATCGGTTTTAGCTGTGCAAAAGCGGGGCAAAAAAAATCAGGCCCCGCAGGGCCTGATGATGAAATACGCGATTATTTGTAGGCTGACTGGTGAACGCCTACCGCACGTCCTGACGGATCGTTCATGGATTTGAACGATTCATCCCATTCAATCGCTTTGGCAGACGAGCAGGCGACGGACGGGCCACCCGGCACACACTCCGCAGCGCTCGGTACCGGGAACAATTCTTCAAAAATTTCACGGTAGAGATATGCTTCTTTCGAACCCGGCGTGTTGTACGGGAAGCGGAAGCTTGCGGTTTCCAGCTGTTGGTCAGAAACCTGTTTCGCCGCGACCTCTTTCAGGGTGTCGATCCAGCTATAACCTACGCCATCAGAGAACTGCTCTTTCTGACGCCACGCCACGCTCGCCGGCAGGTAGGATTCAAAACATTCACGCAGGATATGTTTTTCCATTTTGCCGTTGCCGCACATCTTGTCCTGCGGGTTGATGCGCATCGCCACGTCGAGGAATTTCTTATCCAGGAACGGCACGCGCGCTTCCACGCCCCAGGCGGACATCGCTTTGTTGGCACGCGCACAGTCGAACATGTGCAGCGCCTGCAGTTTACGCACGGTCTCTTCGTGCAGCTCTTTGGCATTCGGCGCTTTGTGGAAGTACAGGTAGCCGCCAAACACTTCGTCAGAACCTTCACCGGAGAGCACCATCTTGATGCCCATCGCTTTGATCTTACGTGACATCAGGTACATCGGGGTCGAGGCGCGGATGGTGGTCACGTCATAGGTTTCAATGTGATAGATCACATCGCGGATCGCATCCAGACCTTCCTGCACGGTGAAATGAATTTCATGGTGCACGGTCCCCAGGTGGTTTGCCACTTCCTGCGCGGCTTTAAGGTCAGGTGCGCCTTCCAGGCCCACGGCAAAGGAGTGCAGCTGTGGCCACCAGGCTTCTGAGCGCTCCTGATCTTCCACGCGACGGGCCGCGAATTTCTTGGTGATCGCGGAGATCACGGAGGAGTCCAGACCGCCGGAGAGCAGCACGCCGTAAGGCACGTCGGACATCAGGTGGCTTTTCACGGAATCTTCCAGCGCCTGACGTAGCTCGGCTTTGTCCGTGACGTTGTCTTTTACCGCGTCGTAGTCGAACCAGTCACGCTGATAATATTGACGGATCTCGCCGTCTTTGCTCCACAGGTAGCTGCCTGCCGGGAACTCTTTGATGGTGCGGCAGACCGGTACCAGGGCTTTCATTTCAGAAGCAACGTAGAAGTTGCCATGCTCATCGTGGCCCATGTACAGCGGGATAATGCCGATATGGTCGCGGCCAATCAGGTAAGCGTCTTTTTCGCTGTCGTACAGCGCGAAGGCGAACATGCCCTGCAGGTCGTCCAGGAACTCAGGCCCTTTCTCCTGATACAGCGCCAGGATCACTTCACAGTCAGAACCGGTCTGGAACGCGTAGCGGTCGCCGTATTCGGCGCGCAGCGCCTGGTGGTTGTAGATCTCACCGTTGACAGCCAGCGCGTGCGTTTTTTTCTCGTTATACAGCGGCTGTGCACCGGCGTTGACGTCAACAATAGACAGACGTTCGTGAGCCAGAATCGCTTTGTCACTGGCGTAAACGCCTGACCAGTCCGGTCCGCGATGGCGCATCAGGCGGGACAGTTCGAGTGCCTTTTTACGCAGTTCGCCTGCGTCAGTTTTAATATCCAGTACGCCAAAAATTGAACACATAACCTTCTCCGTTAACCCTGTTGCTTTGTAATGTTGCTTGCTTATGAAAATGCCGCAAAGGGGCAGGGCGCGCAAGCGTTTTACGGGTGAAAACGGAAATAGTGCAATGGCGGTTGCCGATCTGTGAAAAATGCGTATGTCATGAGCGCTTTTATTGATGATTATGCAATGAAAGCGCTTTTCCGTTAGATGCAGTTGTGTTTTACAGGCGAGAAAATAAAAAACCACGCCCTGAGGCGTGGTTCGGAATCAGATAATGTCGATTTCGTCGACGGAGGGGTAAATCCAGCTTGGCCGGAACGGCATCGAATCAATGTCATCAAGCTGAGAGACGCCAGAGAGGACCAGAATCGTCTCCAGACCCGCCTGGAAACCGGCCAGAATATCGGTGCGCAGGTTGTCGCCGACAATCACGGTTTCTTCAGAGTGGGCCTGCATTTTGTTCAGTGCGGCACGAATGATCCACGGGCTCGGTTTCCCGACAACGAACGGCTGACGACCAGAGATTTTTTCGATACCGGCACACAGCGCGCCGCAGGCCGGATAAAAACCGCGGCCGTGGGTATCCGGGTTGGTGGCGATAAAGCGCGCACCGCTGGCGACAAAGTATGCAGCTTTATGCATCATCTCCCAGTTAAAGGATCGCGTTTCGCCAACAATCACAAAGTCCGGGTTGACGTCGGTGATGGTAAAGCCCGCTTTGTATAGTTCATGGATCAGCGCACCTTCACCCACCACGTAGGCTTTTTTCCCTTCCTGACGCTTCAGAAAATCCGCCGTGGCCATCGCCGAGGTATAAAACACGCTGTCCGGGACATCTACACCCGCCGTGGCAAAGCGGTTTGCCAGATCCTGACCGGTCTGAGAAGGGTAGTTCGTGAGAAGAACCAGAGGCATTCCTTTGTCGATGATGCGGTGAAGAAACTCCGCAGCACCCGGCACGGCAACGTTGTCGTGCATCAGCACGCCGTCGATATCACAAATTACATTCTTAATGGTCATGGACAGTCCGACATTAAAAAAAAGAAGGCGTTACTATAAGGTCCGATCAACTTTCCAGCAAATGCTGCAGCAGAATTCCGTTGAGCATGGCGCGTTTGACCAGCGCGAACGCGCCAATCGCCGAGCGATGGTCAAGCTTTGAACGAACCACCGGAAGATTCTGGCGGAATGCTTTCAGCGCCTGGGTGTTAATACAGCCTTCAATCGCGGGGAGCAGCACCTTTTCCGCTTCCACAATTTCACCGGCGATCACCACTTTTTGTGGGTTAAACAGGTTAATGGCGATGGCGATAGTTTTCCCCAGATGGCGCCCCACCTGCTCGATCACTTCACAGGCCAGCGCGTCGCCTTTATTAGCGGCTTTGCAGATGGTGCCTATTTTGCAGTCGTCCAGCGTGACGCGGCTTTGGTAACCCTGTTCAAGCAGATGGCGGACGCGCTGCTCGATGGCCGTGTTGGCGGCGATGGTTTCAAGACAGCCGAAATTGCCGCAGTGGCAGCGCTCCCCAAGGGGCTCAACCTGAATGTGGCCAATCTCACCGACGTTACCGTTGCGACCAATAAAAATACGGCCGTTAGAGATAATGCCCGCGCCCGTTCCGCGGTGAACGCGCACCAGAATAGAGTCTTCACAGTCCTGACTCGCACCAAAGTAGTGCTCCGCCAGCGCCAGCGAGCGAATATCGTGGCCCACAAAGCAGGTCACTTTAAAACGCTTTTCCAGCGCATCGACCAGCCCCCAGTTTTCAACCGGAATGTGCGGCATATAGCGGATCACGCCGCTTTCCGGGTCGACCAGGCCGGGCAGAATTACGGAGATAGCGATGAGTTCGCGGATCTTGCGCTGACAGCTTTCAATAAACTGCTCGATGGTATTCAGCAGCGCATGCTCCAGCGTCTCCTGGGTGCGCTCCGGAAGAGGGTAGTGCTCTTCCGCGATGGCTTTACTGCTCAGATCGTATAGCGTGAGCGTGGTGTCATGACGGCCCAGACGGACGCCAATTGCCTGAAAATTACGGGTTTCAGTAATAATGGAGATGGCGCGACGGCCTCCGGTGGAGGCCTGCTGATCGACTTCTTTGATCAGACCGCGCTCAATAAGCTGGCGGGTAATTTTTGTCACGCTGGCGGGTGCAAGCTGGCTTTGTTCGGCTATCTGAATTCGCGAGATGGGGCCGTGTTGGTCAATCAGGCGATATACCGCCGCACTGTTAAGTTGTTTAACGAGATCGACATTACCGATTTGAGCTTGTCCGCCAGGTGTCATACTTTTACTTACTCAGTGACGACCTCGTTACCATTAACGATGGTCTTAATAATTTTATAATCGTGTGTGAATGCCGTCAGGTTTGCAACCATACCTGGTGCAATTCCGCCTAGCTGTTTATCCACGCCCATTGCGCGAGCCGGATAAAGGGTTGCCATACGCAGGACTTCATCAAGCGCAATCCCGCAATGCTCAACCAGGTTACGCACCCCTTCAATCATGGTCAAAGAGGAACCACTCAGCGTACCGTTTTCATCAACACACAGTCCATTGCGGTAGTATATTGTTTTACCGGCAAAAATGAACTGCTCAATATTTGCACCTGCCGGTGCAGTGGCATCCGTCACCAGACAAAGCTTGTCACCTTTCAGCCGCTTAGCATTGCGAATGTTGGTGTAATCAACGTGTAAGCCGTCAGCAATAATACCGCAGTAGACGTCTGGCTCATCCAGAATCGCCCCGACCAGACCCGGTTCACGGCCTGTGATATACGGCATGGCGTTGTAAAGGTGCGTCGCGAAGGTAATGCCCGCGCGGAAACCGGCTTTCGCTTCTTTCAGCGTCGCGTTTGAGTGACCGGCTGAAACGATAATCCCGGCGGCAGCAAGTTTGCTGATGACATCCGTACCCGTCATTTCAGGTGCCAGCGTCACTTTGGTGATCACATCGGCGTTGGCACACATGTAGTCAACCAGCTCCGCATCAGGCTTACGCACGTAATTCGGGTTATGCGTTCCTTTCTTGACCATGTTCAACCATGGCCCTTCAAGGTGCAGACCCAGCGCCTGATTAGGATGTTTGGCCAGATATTCACGCATCACGCGGATACCCTGCTTCATGAGGTCATCACTGCTGGTGATGAGCGTTGGCAGATAGCTGGTGCAGCCCGATTTCTCATTGGCTTTTTGCATGATCTCCAGCGTTTCGACCGTTACCGCTTCGGCGGTATCATTGAATTGCACACCGCCGCAGCCGTTGAGCTGAACGTCGATGAAACCGGGGGAGATTACTGCTCCATTGAGTGAGCGCTGTTCAATCTCCGGCGGCAGTTCTGCCAGCGGGCAAACACGTTCAATCAGGCCATCAGCGATAACAATCGCATGGTCATCCAGAATTTCATGGCCGGTATAAATCCGACCGTGGGTTAAAGCGTACATAACGACCCCCGGTTAAAAAAAGCGGCCGCCTCCTGATGAAGAGGCGGTTATTCAATTACAGACCTTTAATATTCTCGGCTTCTAACTCGTTGAAGTATTTCAGCGTTTTTACCTTCAGCTCCATCGTGGACGGTTCGTCACAGACGATGACGGATTTCGGATGCAGCTGCAGGCAGCTGATGGTCCACATATGGTTAACGTTGCCTTCAACGGCAGCCTGGAGCGCCTGCGCTTTCACGCCGCCCAGCACCAGAATCATCACTTCTTCGGCATCCAGCAGGGTGCCTACGCCTACGGTCAGGGCGTATTTTGGAACCTGGTTAACATCGCCGTCAAAGAAGCGGGAGTTTGCCACGCGCGTGTCATGGGTCAGCGTTTTAATACGGGTGCGGGAAGCCAGAGATGACGCCGGTTCGTTAAACGCGATATGACCATCATTACCTACACCACCCATGAACAGGTGGATCTTACCGTAAGAACGGATTTTTTCTTCATACTGACGGCATTCTGCGTCAATATCCGGCGCGTTTCCATTCAGCAGGTTAATATTTTCAGATGGAATATCAACGTGATCAAAGAAATTGCGGTGCATAAAGCTATGGTAGCTTTCCGGGTGGTCTTTCGGTAAGCCAACGTATTCATCCATATTGAAGGTGACAACATGTTTGAAGCTAACCTGGCCTGCTTTATGCATTTCAACCAGCGCCTTATAGGCTGTCAGCGGCGTGCCGCCTGTTG contains:
- the asnB gene encoding asparagine synthase B codes for the protein MCSIFGVLDIKTDAGELRKKALELSRLMRHRGPDWSGVYASDKAILAHERLSIVDVNAGAQPLYNEKKTHALAVNGEIYNHQALRAEYGDRYAFQTGSDCEVILALYQEKGPEFLDDLQGMFAFALYDSEKDAYLIGRDHIGIIPLYMGHDEHGNFYVASEMKALVPVCRTIKEFPAGSYLWSKDGEIRQYYQRDWFDYDAVKDNVTDKAELRQALEDSVKSHLMSDVPYGVLLSGGLDSSVISAITKKFAARRVEDQERSEAWWPQLHSFAVGLEGAPDLKAAQEVANHLGTVHHEIHFTVQEGLDAIRDVIYHIETYDVTTIRASTPMYLMSRKIKAMGIKMVLSGEGSDEVFGGYLYFHKAPNAKELHEETVRKLQALHMFDCARANKAMSAWGVEARVPFLDKKFLDVAMRINPQDKMCGNGKMEKHILRECFESYLPASVAWRQKEQFSDGVGYSWIDTLKEVAAKQVSDQQLETASFRFPYNTPGSKEAYLYREIFEELFPVPSAAECVPGGPSVACSSAKAIEWDESFKSMNDPSGRAVGVHQSAYK
- the nagD gene encoding ribonucleotide monophosphatase NagD codes for the protein MTIKNVICDIDGVLMHDNVAVPGAAEFLHRIIDKGMPLVLLTNYPSQTGQDLANRFATAGVDVPDSVFYTSAMATADFLKRQEGKKAYVVGEGALIHELYKAGFTITDVNPDFVIVGETRSFNWEMMHKAAYFVASGARFIATNPDTHGRGFYPACGALCAGIEKISGRQPFVVGKPSPWIIRAALNKMQAHSEETVIVGDNLRTDILAGFQAGLETILVLSGVSQLDDIDSMPFRPSWIYPSVDEIDII
- the nagC gene encoding DNA-binding transcriptional regulator NagC; translation: MTPGGQAQIGNVDLVKQLNSAAVYRLIDQHGPISRIQIAEQSQLAPASVTKITRQLIERGLIKEVDQQASTGGRRAISIITETRNFQAIGVRLGRHDTTLTLYDLSSKAIAEEHYPLPERTQETLEHALLNTIEQFIESCQRKIRELIAISVILPGLVDPESGVIRYMPHIPVENWGLVDALEKRFKVTCFVGHDIRSLALAEHYFGASQDCEDSILVRVHRGTGAGIISNGRIFIGRNGNVGEIGHIQVEPLGERCHCGNFGCLETIAANTAIEQRVRHLLEQGYQSRVTLDDCKIGTICKAANKGDALACEVIEQVGRHLGKTIAIAINLFNPQKVVIAGEIVEAEKVLLPAIEGCINTQALKAFRQNLPVVRSKLDHRSAIGAFALVKRAMLNGILLQHLLES
- the nagA gene encoding N-acetylglucosamine-6-phosphate deacetylase; this translates as MYALTHGRIYTGHEILDDHAIVIADGLIERVCPLAELPPEIEQRSLNGAVISPGFIDVQLNGCGGVQFNDTAEAVTVETLEIMQKANEKSGCTSYLPTLITSSDDLMKQGIRVMREYLAKHPNQALGLHLEGPWLNMVKKGTHNPNYVRKPDAELVDYMCANADVITKVTLAPEMTGTDVISKLAAAGIIVSAGHSNATLKEAKAGFRAGITFATHLYNAMPYITGREPGLVGAILDEPDVYCGIIADGLHVDYTNIRNAKRLKGDKLCLVTDATAPAGANIEQFIFAGKTIYYRNGLCVDENGTLSGSSLTMIEGVRNLVEHCGIALDEVLRMATLYPARAMGVDKQLGGIAPGMVANLTAFTHDYKIIKTIVNGNEVVTE
- the nagB gene encoding glucosamine-6-phosphate deaminase produces the protein MRLIPLATAEQVGKWAARHIVNRINAFKPTADRPFVLGLPTGGTPLTAYKALVEMHKAGQVSFKHVVTFNMDEYVGLPKDHPESYHSFMHRNFFDHVDIPSENINLLNGNAPDIDAECRQYEEKIRSYGKIHLFMGGVGNDGHIAFNEPASSLASRTRIKTLTHDTRVANSRFFDGDVNQVPKYALTVGVGTLLDAEEVMILVLGGVKAQALQAAVEGNVNHMWTISCLQLHPKSVIVCDEPSTMELKVKTLKYFNELEAENIKGL